GGGGTCTGGTGACCCGGGGAGACCTGGGGACGTCCATCATCCAGCGGGTGGACGTACGGTCGGAGATCGCCAAGAGGCTGCCTATCTCCCTCCACATCGGGGTCACCGCGCTCGCGGTAGGGGGCGTGGTGGGAGTATTCCTGGGGATCATCAGTGCCCTGCGCCGGGGAACGTGGCTGGATACCCTCGTCACCTTCATCGCGAACATCGGCATCACCGCTCCCAGTTTCTGGCTGGCGATCCTCTTCATCTACATCTTCGGTCTCCGGCTCCGGTGGCTTCCCATTTTCGGGTACACCTCGCCCTTTGAGGACTTCTGGATGAGCTTCCGCCAGAGCGTGATGCCCGTGGTGGTGCTGGCCACCCTGCCCATGGCAGCCCTGGCCCGCCAGGCCCGGAGCAGCATGCTGGAGGTCCTGCGCCAGGACTACATCCGTACCGCGCGGGCCAAGGGCGTGATCGAGCGGCAGGTGATCTCCCGACACGCCCTCAAGAACGCCCTCATCCCCGTGGTCACCATCGCGGGACTGCTGTTGAACTTCGTCATCGGCGGAAC
This region of Armatimonadota bacterium genomic DNA includes:
- a CDS encoding ABC transporter permease, with the translated sequence MSTYILRRFLQSLLVVWLLSVVVFLLMRLLPGDPVLMLITAEEFEAASEERLALLRKEFGLDQPLPVQYVRWLWGLVTRGDLGTSIIQRVDVRSEIAKRLPISLHIGVTALAVGGVVGVFLGIISALRRGTWLDTLVTFIANIGITAPSFWLAILFIYIFGLRLRWLPIFGYTSPFEDFWMSFRQSVMPVVVLATLPMAALARQARSSMLEVLRQDYIRTARAKGVIERQVISRHALKNALIPVVTIAGLLLNFVIGGTVVIETVFNIPGLGRLAVDSVVAKDYPVVQGFALLTGISTTMITLMVDLMYGFLDPRIRYG